The Streptomyces camelliae genome window below encodes:
- a CDS encoding MaoC family dehydratase N-terminal domain-containing protein, whose amino-acid sequence MALDQSFVGRTYPPTAPYEVGREKIREFAEAVGEANPVYTDPEAAKALGHSDVIAPPTFVFSITFRAAGQVVEDPQLGLDYSRVVHGDQKFAYNRPVRAGDRLTVTSTIEAIKSMAGNDILDIRGEVYDEAGEHVVTAWTKLVARAAEEA is encoded by the coding sequence ATGGCGCTCGACCAGTCCTTCGTGGGACGGACCTACCCGCCCACCGCGCCCTACGAGGTGGGCCGGGAGAAGATCCGCGAGTTCGCCGAGGCGGTGGGAGAGGCCAACCCGGTGTACACGGACCCGGAGGCCGCGAAGGCGCTCGGGCATTCCGATGTGATCGCCCCGCCGACGTTCGTGTTCTCCATCACCTTCCGGGCCGCCGGCCAGGTCGTCGAGGACCCGCAGCTCGGCCTCGACTACAGCCGCGTGGTGCACGGCGACCAGAAGTTCGCCTACAACCGCCCCGTGCGCGCCGGAGACCGGCTCACGGTCACCTCCACCATCGAGGCGATCAAGTCCATGGCGGGCAACGACATCCTGGACATCCGCGGTGAGGTGTACGACGAGGCGGGCGAGCATGTCGTGACCGCCTGGACCAAGCTCGTGGCCCGCGCGGCCGAGGAGGCGTGA
- the rpmG gene encoding 50S ribosomal protein L33 codes for MAATDVRPKITLACVECKERNYITKKNRRNNPDRLEMKKHCPRCNAHTAHRETR; via the coding sequence GTGGCTGCCACCGACGTCCGCCCGAAGATCACGCTGGCCTGCGTGGAGTGCAAGGAGCGGAACTACATCACCAAGAAGAACCGGCGTAACAACCCGGACCGTCTTGAGATGAAGAAGCACTGCCCGCGCTGCAACGCGCACACTGCGCACCGCGAGACGCGCTGA
- a CDS encoding amidohydrolase family protein, translated as MPDSQPQPHPPSNSPGPSGQPDPAALLLCGARLTDGRTVDVRLSGGRIEAVGTAGSLAPGPARTGTTRVDLSGYLLLPAPAEPHAHADTALSAEAPGPVSYAPENVQRRATEAALLQLGHGATAVRAHVRVGDVQGLGALGAVLQARRSLRGLAELTTVATPRLLTGVAGADGLAMLRDALKMGASVVGGCPDLDPDPAGYVEAVLEVASEHGCPVDLHTDAADPARLSRLAAMAGGLRPGVTIGPCAGLGRLPTESASRAADQLAAAGVTVVCLPQGGCCAAERRDTPPVRLLRSAGVRVAAGSGALRDVSNPVGRGDPLEAAYLLASAHGLRPEDAYDAVSTSARAVLGLPEVRVEAGFPADLLAVRGTHLPGALSLAYSRIVVHRGRVVARTSAVREYCNSAAAAELGLPRQGRGELS; from the coding sequence ATGCCCGACAGCCAGCCGCAGCCACATCCGCCGTCGAACTCCCCGGGCCCCTCGGGACAGCCCGACCCGGCCGCCCTGCTGCTGTGCGGGGCACGGCTCACCGACGGCCGGACCGTGGACGTACGGCTGAGCGGCGGGCGCATCGAGGCGGTGGGCACGGCGGGCAGCCTGGCACCGGGCCCGGCCCGTACGGGCACCACGCGCGTGGACCTCAGCGGCTATCTGCTCCTGCCGGCCCCGGCCGAACCGCACGCCCACGCCGACACCGCCCTGTCCGCCGAGGCGCCCGGCCCGGTGTCGTACGCGCCTGAGAACGTCCAGCGCCGGGCGACGGAGGCGGCCTTGCTGCAGCTCGGACACGGGGCGACGGCGGTACGCGCGCACGTGCGAGTGGGCGACGTCCAGGGACTCGGCGCGCTGGGCGCCGTCCTGCAGGCGCGGCGGTCGCTGCGGGGGCTCGCGGAGCTGACGACGGTGGCCACCCCGCGGCTGCTGACCGGCGTGGCGGGCGCGGACGGGCTCGCGATGCTGCGTGACGCGCTGAAGATGGGCGCCTCCGTGGTGGGCGGCTGCCCGGACCTGGACCCCGATCCCGCGGGCTATGTCGAGGCGGTCCTGGAGGTGGCCTCCGAGCACGGGTGCCCGGTGGATCTGCACACGGACGCCGCCGACCCGGCCCGGTTGTCCCGGCTCGCGGCCATGGCGGGGGGCCTGCGCCCCGGCGTGACGATCGGGCCGTGCGCCGGTCTCGGGCGCCTGCCCACCGAGAGCGCCTCGCGCGCCGCCGACCAGCTCGCGGCGGCCGGCGTCACGGTGGTGTGCCTGCCCCAGGGCGGCTGCTGCGCCGCCGAGCGCCGGGACACGCCTCCGGTACGGCTGCTGCGCTCGGCCGGGGTACGGGTGGCGGCCGGCAGCGGCGCCCTGCGGGACGTCTCCAACCCCGTCGGCCGCGGCGATCCCCTGGAAGCGGCCTACCTCCTCGCCTCCGCCCACGGCCTGCGCCCGGAGGACGCCTACGACGCCGTGAGCACCTCGGCCCGCGCGGTCCTGGGCCTGCCGGAGGTACGCGTGGAGGCGGGCTTCCCGGCCGACCTGCTGGCCGTACGCGGCACCCACCTGCCCGGCGCCCTCTCCCTCGCCTACAGCCGCATCGTGGTCCACCGGGGGCGCGTGGTCGCCCGCACCAGCGCGGTCCGGGAGTACTGCAACTCGGCGGCGGCAGCGGAGCTGGGGCTGCCCCGGCAGGGGCGGGGCGAACTGTCGTGA
- a CDS encoding SDR family oxidoreductase, whose protein sequence is MRIVIAGGHGQIALRLERLLSARGDEVAGIIRRSEQGADLRAAGAEPVLLDLESASVEEVAAHLQGADAAVFAAGAGPGSGTARKETVDKGAAVLFADAAVRARVRRFLVVSSMGADPAHQGNDVFDVYLRAKGEADAYVSRQEALDWTILRPGSLTDDAGTGQVRLEAHTGRGMVPRDDVAAVLAELVDTPATTGLTLELISGSQPVSVAVKSVAGN, encoded by the coding sequence ATGCGCATTGTCATCGCTGGTGGTCATGGTCAGATCGCGCTGCGGCTGGAGCGCCTGCTCTCCGCGCGCGGAGATGAGGTCGCGGGCATCATCCGCAGGTCGGAGCAGGGCGCCGACCTGCGAGCGGCCGGGGCCGAACCGGTCCTGCTCGACCTGGAGTCCGCCTCGGTCGAGGAGGTCGCGGCGCATCTGCAGGGCGCCGACGCGGCGGTCTTCGCGGCCGGCGCGGGCCCGGGCAGCGGCACGGCCCGCAAGGAGACGGTGGACAAGGGCGCGGCGGTGCTGTTCGCGGACGCGGCGGTACGCGCGCGCGTACGCCGCTTTCTGGTCGTCTCCTCGATGGGCGCGGATCCCGCGCACCAGGGCAACGACGTCTTCGACGTGTATCTGCGGGCCAAGGGCGAGGCGGACGCGTACGTGTCCCGTCAGGAGGCCCTGGACTGGACGATCCTGCGGCCCGGCTCGCTGACGGACGACGCCGGTACCGGCCAGGTCCGGCTGGAGGCGCACACCGGGCGTGGGATGGTCCCGAGGGACGACGTGGCGGCCGTACTCGCGGAGTTGGTGGACACCCCGGCGACGACCGGCCTGACGCTGGAACTCATCAGCGGGTCGCAGCCGGTGTCGGTCGCGGTGAAGTCGGTGGCCGGGAACTGA
- a CDS encoding GNAT family N-acetyltransferase: MKSVRTEFLRPAATADVPALLALRTEAEGWLRAKGTDQWSDPETGDRAISKWRASIDEGRAWVVVGEHDEVLATVSRGPVDRDFWTDADRPETALYLYKLIVARKASGRQLGTRVIDWMSRLAALEGRNWVRIDTWRTNTGLHAYYEGLGFRHVRTEAPAHRLSGWLAQRQAGELAMPNDLLPVHPIIEERSEAVSNPGVPHQRG, encoded by the coding sequence ATGAAGTCAGTACGGACTGAGTTCCTCCGCCCCGCAGCAACGGCGGACGTACCCGCCCTCTTGGCTCTGCGCACGGAGGCCGAAGGGTGGCTACGCGCCAAAGGCACCGACCAGTGGAGCGACCCGGAGACGGGCGACCGGGCGATCTCGAAGTGGCGCGCGAGCATAGATGAGGGGCGCGCATGGGTCGTCGTTGGCGAGCATGACGAAGTGCTGGCCACTGTGAGCCGTGGCCCCGTCGACCGAGACTTCTGGACCGACGCCGACCGCCCCGAAACAGCGCTGTACCTCTACAAGCTCATCGTCGCCCGCAAAGCGTCCGGCCGGCAGCTCGGGACGCGGGTCATCGACTGGATGTCCCGCCTAGCGGCCCTGGAAGGACGGAACTGGGTCCGCATCGACACTTGGCGCACGAACACTGGGCTACACGCCTACTACGAGGGGCTTGGCTTCAGGCACGTCCGCACGGAGGCGCCGGCGCATCGGCTCTCGGGGTGGCTCGCTCAGCGGCAGGCGGGAGAACTAGCCATGCCGAACGACCTGTTGCCTGTACACCCCATCATCGAGGAACGGAGCGAGGCTGTGTCCAATCCCGGAGTGCCCCACCAGAGGGGCTGA
- a CDS encoding GntR family transcriptional regulator has product MTKAQEIAYDLREQILSGALSGGEALPSESKMMSQYGYSRETIRAGVRLLIEEGLVVTGQGQGKYVREDYPPVVWNWTTLESRSRHANAVEGRTAGDQWASAIAENGNAPRQEISVSIVVPPPHVRERLGLPADGLAVVRKRIRFIDNRPYALADSYFPQELVVGTPLMEPRDVSAPGGILASVGLVQAKYVDEISVRMPTHQEAEQLGLPAATPVAEHTRTGYDADDRPLRCMVTILPGDRHKILYEVSTD; this is encoded by the coding sequence ATGACGAAGGCGCAGGAAATCGCCTATGACCTGCGCGAACAGATCCTGTCCGGCGCGCTGTCAGGCGGTGAGGCCCTGCCGAGCGAATCCAAGATGATGAGCCAGTACGGCTACAGCCGAGAGACCATCCGCGCCGGCGTACGCCTCCTGATCGAGGAAGGCTTGGTCGTCACTGGACAGGGACAGGGCAAGTACGTCCGCGAGGACTACCCCCCGGTCGTGTGGAACTGGACGACGCTGGAGAGCCGGAGCCGCCACGCCAACGCAGTCGAAGGACGGACGGCCGGCGACCAGTGGGCGAGCGCAATCGCGGAGAACGGAAACGCTCCCCGCCAAGAGATCTCGGTATCCATCGTTGTGCCCCCGCCCCACGTCCGAGAGCGCCTTGGACTGCCCGCAGACGGATTGGCCGTGGTGCGCAAGCGCATCCGGTTCATAGACAACCGGCCCTATGCACTCGCCGACTCGTACTTCCCTCAGGAACTCGTGGTCGGCACCCCGTTGATGGAGCCCCGAGACGTCTCCGCGCCCGGCGGCATCCTCGCGTCCGTAGGACTCGTGCAAGCCAAGTACGTCGACGAAATCTCAGTCCGTATGCCGACTCACCAGGAAGCGGAGCAACTTGGCCTCCCCGCAGCTACTCCAGTCGCAGAGCACACCCGAACGGGCTATGACGCGGACGACCGTCCCCTCCGCTGCATGGTCACCATCCTCCCCGGAGACAGGCACAAGATCCTCTATGAAGTCAGTACGGACTGA
- a CDS encoding RapZ C-terminal domain-containing protein, with protein sequence MADVEIVSFGYLHDAPPSAHLTIDLRHHFRDPHVAPELRYLTAMDAPVRAAVLSTPGINELVEATAAAVTAFASGPSAGVVTVADGCAGGRHRAPTFALALAERLTVAGHCVSVRHRDLAKAVVER encoded by the coding sequence ATGGCTGATGTCGAGATCGTTTCCTTCGGCTACCTGCACGATGCGCCGCCGTCGGCGCATCTGACGATCGACCTGCGTCACCACTTCCGTGACCCGCATGTGGCGCCTGAGCTGCGCTATCTGACCGCCATGGACGCGCCGGTACGCGCCGCCGTACTGAGCACTCCCGGCATCAACGAGTTGGTGGAGGCCACGGCCGCAGCCGTCACCGCGTTCGCCTCCGGCCCGAGTGCCGGAGTCGTGACCGTCGCCGACGGATGCGCTGGCGGCCGGCACCGTGCCCCGACCTTCGCTCTCGCGCTGGCCGAGCGGCTGACGGTCGCCGGGCACTGCGTGAGCGTGCGGCACCGCGACTTGGCCAAGGCCGTCGTGGAGCGCTGA
- a CDS encoding DUF6284 family protein, protein MKILPLPMPSAIDSAELDQEPTAAELDAIAVETPLIEAEVELLDVRIALMDRTPTELDKRRLRKALHRVLTARAALANRASSGEAA, encoded by the coding sequence ATGAAGATTCTCCCCCTTCCCATGCCGTCCGCGATCGACTCGGCCGAGCTGGACCAGGAGCCGACGGCCGCGGAGTTGGACGCGATCGCCGTCGAGACGCCGCTGATCGAGGCGGAGGTCGAGTTGCTGGACGTGCGGATCGCGCTGATGGACCGCACGCCGACTGAGCTGGACAAGCGGCGGCTGCGCAAGGCGCTGCACCGGGTGCTGACCGCGCGGGCGGCCCTGGCTAACCGCGCCTCCTCGGGGGAGGCGGCGTGA
- a CDS encoding DUF6303 family protein translates to MKAFTAQMSVFKGRWRLYVALLDAGVTPWPEFSFDRAEPVPTFTERADALSVLGFEPLPDAEWEWTEYSADPDDPASPVTLIAAVRVRSWTGVGA, encoded by the coding sequence GTGAAGGCGTTCACGGCGCAGATGTCCGTGTTCAAGGGGCGGTGGCGCCTGTACGTCGCCCTGCTCGACGCGGGTGTCACGCCGTGGCCGGAGTTCAGCTTCGACCGGGCGGAGCCGGTGCCGACGTTCACGGAGCGCGCGGACGCACTCAGCGTGCTGGGTTTCGAGCCGCTTCCGGATGCTGAGTGGGAGTGGACGGAGTACAGCGCCGACCCCGACGACCCCGCTTCCCCGGTGACGCTGATCGCCGCCGTCCGGGTGCGCTCATGGACGGGGGTGGGCGCGTGA
- a CDS encoding DUF2637 domain-containing protein, whose translation MNGVQIRSAERALSVGTWLIVCGAMLYSVLTVTPLMSAHTPEKWAWTAPILPLVVDAAVVIVVRLDSVLARLGGHGGRWPITLRWMTGAMTLALNTADSALKKDLVGVAVHAVAPLLLIVTAETGLAYRRAITDAVTALEERQRAERERAEQAVREREEAARRQAREEREHAAMLAREQREHEAALAREQSEREERRWREEREQRTALEAAEREERERREREREQRERERERAERDAAERRTREAAERRERERREQAEREERAERERAALLQRGPAASKLPEEEARQIVAAAFSAELSVRSAAELCGWSVGWVSARYAEHRDPGTGGAELAIAGR comes from the coding sequence GTGAACGGTGTTCAGATCCGTTCAGCGGAGCGGGCGTTGTCGGTGGGCACGTGGCTGATCGTGTGCGGCGCGATGCTGTATTCGGTCCTCACGGTCACGCCGCTGATGTCCGCCCACACCCCCGAAAAGTGGGCCTGGACGGCGCCCATCCTGCCTCTGGTGGTGGATGCCGCGGTGGTGATCGTGGTCCGCCTGGATTCGGTGCTGGCCCGGTTGGGCGGGCACGGCGGGCGGTGGCCCATCACGCTGCGGTGGATGACCGGCGCCATGACCCTGGCGCTGAACACCGCCGACTCTGCGCTGAAGAAAGACCTGGTCGGCGTGGCCGTGCATGCGGTGGCTCCGCTGCTGCTGATCGTCACAGCAGAGACCGGGCTGGCCTACCGCCGCGCCATCACCGACGCCGTGACGGCGCTGGAGGAGCGGCAGCGGGCCGAGCGGGAGCGGGCCGAACAGGCCGTGCGTGAGCGCGAGGAAGCCGCCCGTCGGCAGGCCCGCGAGGAGCGCGAGCACGCCGCGATGCTGGCCCGTGAACAGCGTGAGCACGAAGCTGCCTTGGCCCGTGAACAGTCCGAGCGGGAGGAGCGGCGCTGGCGCGAGGAGCGCGAGCAGCGGACCGCTCTTGAGGCTGCGGAGCGCGAGGAGCGTGAACGCCGTGAACGCGAGCGTGAACAGCGCGAGCGGGAGCGTGAACGCGCCGAGCGGGACGCTGCCGAGCGCCGCACCCGTGAGGCTGCGGAGCGGCGCGAGCGTGAACGCCGTGAACAGGCTGAGCGTGAGGAGCGGGCCGAGCGTGAACGCGCGGCGCTGCTTCAGCGCGGCCCGGCCGCGAGCAAGCTCCCGGAGGAAGAGGCCCGCCAGATCGTGGCCGCCGCGTTCAGTGCGGAACTGTCGGTGCGGTCGGCTGCAGAGCTGTGCGGCTGGTCGGTCGGCTGGGTCTCCGCCCGCTACGCCGAACACCGTGATCCCGGTACGGGCGGGGCTGAGCTGGCCATCGCGGGCCGCTGA
- a CDS encoding RRQRL motif-containing zinc-binding protein, whose product MAAIPVYPWRLAPDGLATLRQLRAKGLRPGGQEVAAQIERPRRRRAPLVAYLYREELAKPVRPMTPAKRAALAKANTARRTCPQCRMDAGYVIPASLGVCVPCAYPDEQAAA is encoded by the coding sequence ATGGCCGCCATACCTGTCTATCCCTGGAGGCTCGCCCCTGACGGTCTGGCCACCCTGCGTCAACTGCGCGCGAAGGGGCTCAGGCCAGGCGGTCAGGAGGTGGCCGCGCAGATCGAGCGCCCGCGCCGTCGGCGCGCTCCGCTGGTGGCCTACCTCTACCGCGAGGAGCTGGCCAAGCCGGTGCGGCCGATGACGCCGGCCAAGCGGGCGGCGCTGGCCAAGGCGAACACCGCCCGCCGCACCTGCCCGCAGTGCCGCATGGACGCCGGTTACGTCATCCCTGCCTCGCTCGGGGTGTGCGTGCCGTGCGCCTACCCCGACGAGCAGGCTGCGGCCTGA
- the traA gene encoding plasmid transfer protein TraA, producing the protein MASTSATPGAGANGSQTKANTKNFGASFAPGFTINVNANKTNNGVPARRGGADGPSSSAGALLPEADFSAPAKVRNYCNTLRAAAVTLSIEVAMGAEILNGVLAAVPDPEGRAFGSRARARKVSRKMQKSADALRDAAKNAAACYSAFQQEFEEEINRVRHRARRPQQPVMNWAEQ; encoded by the coding sequence ATGGCTTCCACCTCTGCTACTCCCGGCGCCGGGGCCAACGGCTCCCAGACCAAGGCCAACACGAAGAACTTCGGCGCGTCGTTCGCGCCCGGCTTCACCATCAACGTCAACGCCAACAAGACCAACAACGGCGTTCCCGCGAGGAGGGGAGGCGCGGACGGGCCGAGCAGCAGCGCGGGTGCGTTGCTGCCGGAGGCGGACTTCTCCGCCCCGGCGAAGGTTCGCAACTACTGCAACACCCTGCGGGCCGCGGCCGTGACGCTCTCGATCGAGGTTGCGATGGGTGCGGAGATCCTCAACGGCGTGTTGGCCGCGGTCCCTGACCCGGAGGGGCGCGCGTTCGGCTCCCGGGCCCGCGCGCGGAAGGTGTCTCGCAAGATGCAGAAGTCCGCTGACGCGCTGCGGGATGCGGCCAAGAACGCTGCGGCCTGCTACTCGGCCTTTCAGCAGGAGTTCGAGGAAGAGATCAACCGTGTCCGTCACCGTGCCCGCCGGCCGCAGCAGCCGGTCATGAACTGGGCTGAGCAGTAA
- the traB gene encoding plasmid transfer protein TraB, which yields MAGYLAQQQGGPDGASIGAYLLHRAKPHLPPWLAWAGTGVAGALGNWRWADSAAAGVGLTLASVALTGVTWWAGKATSQQRRLHSAITVAAGSAWLTAACLAGPAAHPVGDLYLMGGPALALSWNIRMVLRQNTDATGEGTDKGLLEKVGLARAQLGAAKVEPNRVTASLAVEAGEQTNDDVTKSLGRIASALDLPTSAVRYNPDPSSSRRGELVIVPEDMLAEVVEWEGPSNLGGSIAEPLVIGRYDDGAPLVMWLPGDPEAGRNSTHGLIAGGTGSGKGDTAQNLLTEILSRRDVIVWLSDPKAFQDFRPLLPGLDWAAEGGTPTEVLVAAVEAAIPARTRWLGAHGYRQWVPEAAEQQTSGKHTCRPDGRPCGCPGMPFLVAWFEEAANTLRRMGDDAFTGIAQEARSAGVSLIVSLQRPSYDQMSTSTRASLPSVIALGCDPRDEGFVLPDEVLAAGAHPGAWGNRRPGYCYVVSPGIPEDRYASPGRTCRFTHRAVPVMELLAQWAQRNGATADPVTAGAASSVAGRAYTGRTATGTEQPAPLHAVKDEEDDAMADNRLLVDPEDADIDPEAELPDAEQGDDTPIFGQETGRKPSPEEARRLFAQALEEFEQEGRMIVGPVDFKNWCERNNLSRPWVSAQLKEAYQEGRLEATNQTGRWRIIPALTAA from the coding sequence ATGGCCGGCTACCTGGCGCAGCAGCAGGGCGGACCGGACGGCGCGAGCATCGGTGCCTACCTGCTGCATCGTGCCAAGCCCCATCTGCCGCCGTGGCTCGCGTGGGCGGGCACCGGCGTGGCCGGGGCGCTGGGGAACTGGCGGTGGGCCGACAGCGCCGCCGCCGGCGTCGGCCTCACCCTCGCCTCCGTCGCCCTGACCGGGGTCACGTGGTGGGCGGGGAAGGCGACCAGCCAGCAGCGGCGCCTGCACTCGGCCATCACCGTGGCCGCCGGCTCCGCCTGGCTGACCGCAGCCTGCCTGGCCGGTCCCGCAGCGCACCCGGTCGGTGACCTGTACCTGATGGGCGGCCCGGCGCTCGCCCTGTCGTGGAACATCCGCATGGTTCTGCGACAGAACACCGACGCCACCGGCGAGGGCACCGACAAGGGCCTGCTGGAGAAGGTCGGTCTGGCCCGCGCGCAGCTCGGGGCGGCCAAGGTGGAGCCGAACCGGGTCACCGCCTCGCTCGCGGTGGAGGCCGGCGAGCAGACCAACGACGACGTGACCAAGAGCCTTGGGCGGATCGCGTCCGCCCTGGACCTGCCCACGTCCGCCGTCCGCTACAACCCCGACCCTTCCTCCAGCCGCCGCGGCGAGTTGGTCATCGTCCCGGAGGACATGCTGGCTGAGGTGGTGGAGTGGGAGGGGCCGTCGAACCTGGGCGGCTCGATCGCCGAACCCCTGGTCATCGGCCGCTACGACGACGGCGCCCCGCTCGTGATGTGGCTGCCCGGTGACCCGGAGGCGGGCCGCAACTCCACCCATGGCCTGATCGCGGGCGGTACCGGTTCCGGCAAGGGCGACACCGCCCAGAACCTCCTGACGGAGATCCTGTCCCGCCGGGACGTCATCGTGTGGCTCTCCGACCCCAAGGCCTTCCAGGACTTCCGCCCGCTGCTGCCCGGCCTGGACTGGGCAGCGGAGGGCGGGACGCCGACGGAAGTCCTGGTGGCCGCCGTCGAAGCGGCGATCCCGGCCCGCACGCGGTGGCTGGGTGCCCACGGCTACCGCCAGTGGGTACCGGAGGCTGCGGAGCAGCAGACCAGCGGCAAGCACACCTGCCGTCCCGACGGCCGGCCGTGTGGCTGCCCCGGGATGCCGTTCCTGGTCGCCTGGTTCGAGGAGGCCGCGAACACCCTGCGCCGGATGGGCGACGACGCGTTCACCGGCATCGCGCAGGAGGCCCGGTCGGCGGGTGTCTCGCTGATCGTCTCGCTCCAGCGGCCCTCCTACGACCAGATGTCCACCTCCACCCGGGCTTCCCTTCCGTCCGTCATCGCGCTGGGCTGTGACCCGCGCGATGAGGGGTTCGTGCTGCCGGATGAGGTTCTGGCTGCGGGGGCGCACCCGGGGGCGTGGGGCAACCGGCGGCCCGGCTACTGCTACGTCGTCTCCCCCGGCATCCCCGAGGACCGGTACGCCTCCCCGGGCCGTACCTGCCGCTTCACCCACCGGGCCGTGCCGGTCATGGAGCTGCTTGCCCAGTGGGCGCAGCGCAACGGCGCCACCGCCGACCCTGTCACCGCCGGCGCCGCCTCCAGCGTCGCCGGCCGCGCCTACACCGGCCGCACCGCGACCGGCACCGAGCAGCCCGCGCCACTGCACGCGGTCAAGGACGAGGAGGACGACGCCATGGCGGACAACCGCCTGCTGGTGGACCCCGAGGACGCCGACATCGACCCCGAAGCCGAACTCCCCGACGCGGAGCAGGGCGACGACACCCCGATCTTCGGACAAGAGACCGGCCGCAAGCCGTCCCCCGAGGAGGCCCGCCGTCTGTTCGCTCAGGCGCTGGAGGAGTTCGAGCAGGAGGGGCGGATGATCGTCGGGCCGGTCGACTTCAAGAACTGGTGCGAGCGCAACAACCTCTCCCGCCCGTGGGTCTCCGCTCAGCTCAAGGAGGCCTACCAGGAGGGCCGCCTGGAGGCCACGAACCAGACCGGCCGGTGGCGCATCATCCCCGCCCTGACGGCCGCCTGA
- a CDS encoding DNA methylase, whose product MTHPTDIGRVLALPGPFRVLDAYSCIGGATEGYRRAFPGCHITGVDKEPQPDYRGDAFHQGDAIEFIRAHGHEFDFIHTSPPCQGEGAPTKGTNAARNATIGRTYPRLIAPTRAALEATGRPYVIENVAGSEVRKDVRLCGEQFGLAVLMHRYFELGRWTTARPAHPRHRGRVRGWRHGEYHDGPYVAAYGHGGGKATVEEIRAAKGIDWSTDHLRLREALPPAYTEWIGRAFLAGHATAGLEVAA is encoded by the coding sequence ATGACCCATCCGACCGACATCGGGCGAGTGCTCGCCCTGCCCGGACCCTTCCGGGTACTGGACGCCTACTCGTGCATCGGCGGCGCCACCGAGGGCTACCGCCGCGCCTTCCCCGGCTGCCACATCACCGGCGTCGACAAGGAACCGCAGCCGGACTACCGGGGCGACGCCTTCCACCAGGGCGACGCGATCGAGTTTATCCGCGCCCACGGACACGAATTCGACTTCATCCACACCTCACCCCCGTGCCAGGGAGAGGGCGCCCCGACCAAGGGCACCAACGCCGCCCGCAACGCGACGATCGGCCGGACCTACCCCCGGCTCATCGCCCCCACGCGGGCCGCACTGGAGGCGACCGGCCGGCCATACGTGATCGAGAACGTGGCCGGCTCCGAGGTCCGCAAGGACGTCCGCCTGTGCGGGGAACAGTTCGGGCTTGCGGTGCTGATGCACCGCTACTTCGAACTCGGCCGCTGGACCACCGCCCGACCGGCCCACCCCCGCCACCGGGGCCGCGTGCGCGGGTGGCGCCACGGCGAGTACCACGACGGCCCCTACGTCGCCGCGTACGGCCATGGCGGGGGCAAGGCCACCGTGGAGGAGATCCGGGCCGCGAAGGGCATCGACTGGTCCACCGACCATCTCCGTCTGCGTGAGGCGCTGCCCCCGGCCTACACCGAGTGGATCGGCCGGGCCTTCCTCGCCGGACACGCCACGGCCGGCCTGGAGGTGGCCGCGTGA
- a CDS encoding bifunctional DNA primase/polymerase, which yields MSATNSHLRTALHLAAAGVPVLPLRAGKVPFGNCRTCAQNACGGRPNMKNPGSCACPKPCHAWAAATTDPHVITSSAWARAWRDAAAVAYHPGGAGLTVVDLDNPAAVAWASRTLPSTQIVATTRGEHWIYQGAMRSVNAVRDGVDIKSTMSYARWLGHGTGTITALPEVVRALAVKETSPNRPAPHAATVPAGAGEGACRHRTPSYLERGIAMAEQRITEARSAVHATVYRTFLAVLSAHGRCGCLSEAHVARLFTAAQAKGESPRHCTDAWINARTRLGL from the coding sequence GTGAGCGCCACGAACAGCCACCTGCGCACCGCGCTCCACCTCGCGGCGGCTGGCGTCCCGGTACTGCCGCTGCGGGCAGGGAAGGTGCCGTTCGGCAACTGCCGCACGTGCGCTCAGAATGCGTGTGGTGGCCGGCCGAACATGAAGAACCCGGGCTCCTGTGCCTGCCCGAAGCCCTGCCACGCATGGGCCGCCGCCACCACCGACCCCCACGTCATCACCTCGTCGGCGTGGGCACGGGCGTGGCGCGATGCGGCAGCGGTGGCCTACCACCCCGGCGGCGCCGGCCTCACCGTCGTGGACCTCGACAACCCGGCCGCCGTCGCCTGGGCAAGCCGAACCCTGCCGTCCACCCAGATTGTGGCCACCACGCGCGGAGAGCACTGGATCTACCAAGGCGCCATGCGCTCCGTGAACGCCGTCCGGGACGGTGTCGACATCAAGTCCACGATGTCCTACGCCCGGTGGCTCGGCCACGGCACCGGCACCATCACGGCGCTGCCGGAGGTCGTGCGTGCGCTGGCTGTGAAGGAGACCTCCCCGAACCGGCCGGCGCCACATGCTGCCACCGTGCCCGCAGGCGCCGGGGAAGGGGCGTGCCGCCACCGCACGCCCTCCTACCTGGAACGTGGCATCGCCATGGCCGAGCAGCGCATCACCGAGGCTCGCAGCGCTGTCCACGCCACCGTCTACCGCACCTTCCTCGCTGTGCTGTCCGCTCACGGCCGGTGCGGCTGCCTCTCCGAGGCGCACGTCGCGCGACTGTTCACCGCCGCTCAGGCCAAGGGCGAATCGCCCCGGCACTGCACCGACGCGTGGATCAACGCCCGCACCAGGTTGGGACTGTGA